One Microbacterium esteraromaticum genomic window carries:
- a CDS encoding ABC transporter substrate-binding protein — protein sequence MSASPARRSIGFAALGLLAVGAVALSACTPAPEQEPTASAAPDPDATLTVGLVLEPTNLDIRHTSGAALEQILVDNIYEGLVTRTEDNGIEERLATQYEISDDGLTYEFTLNEGVTFHDGTALTSADVVASYEAVKADASIQGNADFADVASITAPDAQTVTIALTKPDQNFLFTLTGPAGLVFKNGDTTDLKTAENGTGPFVLDRWAKGSSITFDRYDEYWGDAATIGEVVFQYIPDFTAGVNAALDGTLDVLTAVDPNLVSQLEDTGDFTITTGRTTDKATLAFNGSKAPLDDVRVREALRLAVDHEALVEAIGAGQTLYGPIPELDPGYEDLSDVAPYDPTKAKELLKEAGHEKLDLTLTIPSFYGTTAAQVLVSDYAKVGVSLEVKRVEFPAWLEDVYTNHDYDLSFVLHVEPRDFANFANPDYYFGYDNPEVQDLYEKSQTEIDPDKSAELLKKAARIVSEDHAADWLYNGATLTAHTAAVSGFPTDSINSRIDLAGVTKSAE from the coding sequence TTGTCTGCATCACCCGCCCGACGCTCCATCGGATTCGCCGCGCTCGGCCTCCTCGCCGTCGGCGCCGTCGCACTGAGCGCATGCACTCCTGCTCCGGAGCAGGAGCCGACCGCCTCGGCCGCGCCCGATCCCGACGCGACCCTCACCGTCGGCCTCGTGCTGGAGCCGACGAACCTCGACATCCGCCACACCAGCGGTGCAGCACTCGAGCAGATCCTCGTCGACAACATCTACGAGGGACTGGTCACCCGCACCGAGGACAACGGCATCGAGGAGCGCCTCGCGACGCAGTACGAGATCTCCGACGACGGGCTGACCTACGAGTTCACCCTCAACGAGGGCGTCACATTCCACGACGGCACCGCGCTCACCTCCGCCGATGTCGTGGCCTCCTACGAAGCGGTCAAGGCCGACGCCAGCATTCAGGGCAACGCCGACTTCGCCGATGTCGCATCGATCACGGCACCCGACGCCCAGACCGTCACCATCGCACTCACCAAGCCCGACCAGAACTTCCTGTTCACGCTCACCGGTCCCGCAGGGCTGGTGTTCAAGAACGGCGACACGACCGACCTGAAGACCGCTGAGAACGGCACAGGTCCCTTCGTACTCGACCGCTGGGCCAAGGGCAGCTCCATCACCTTCGACCGATACGACGAGTACTGGGGGGATGCCGCCACGATCGGCGAGGTCGTCTTCCAGTACATCCCCGACTTCACCGCTGGAGTGAACGCGGCGCTCGACGGCACGCTGGACGTGCTGACCGCTGTCGACCCGAACCTCGTCTCACAGCTCGAGGACACCGGCGATTTCACGATCACGACCGGTCGCACCACCGACAAGGCCACCCTGGCGTTCAACGGGAGCAAGGCTCCGCTCGATGACGTCAGGGTGCGCGAGGCGCTCCGCCTGGCCGTCGACCACGAAGCCCTCGTCGAGGCGATCGGCGCAGGTCAGACGCTGTACGGCCCCATCCCCGAGCTCGACCCCGGATACGAGGACCTCAGCGACGTCGCCCCCTACGATCCGACCAAGGCGAAGGAGCTGCTGAAGGAGGCCGGTCATGAGAAGCTCGATCTGACGCTCACGATCCCCTCGTTCTACGGCACCACTGCCGCTCAGGTCCTGGTCTCCGACTATGCCAAGGTCGGCGTCTCCCTGGAGGTCAAGCGGGTCGAGTTCCCGGCCTGGCTCGAGGACGTCTACACCAACCACGACTACGACCTGAGCTTCGTGCTGCACGTCGAGCCGCGCGATTTCGCGAACTTCGCGAACCCCGACTACTACTTCGGCTATGACAACCCCGAAGTGCAGGACCTCTACGAGAAGTCGCAGACCGAGATCGATCCCGACAAGTCCGCCGAGCTGCTGAAGAAGGCCGCACGCATCGTGTCGGAGGACCACGCGGCGGACTGGCTGTACAACGGCGCGACCCTCACCGCGCACACGGCGGCCGTCTCGGGCTTCCCGACCGACTCGATCAACTCGCGCATCGACCTCGCGGGTGTGACGAAGTCCGCGGAGTGA
- a CDS encoding alpha/beta fold hydrolase: MAVVNDSSEFRYLRSQAHQLGTDVPPAERIALALPDGRTLSALRFGDGDPEVTLLHGAGLNAHTWDAVVLLLDRPVIAIDLAGHGDSSWREDLDYSPAVLADDVAEALRAWTSRPQVLMGHSLGGLTASIVASWHPELVHELVLVDIVPGVDTDAAPAVLREFYTVTDFSSRDEAVDRAQQFGFGGSRSDTERGVFFNTRVRADGRVEWKHHFARIIGSAFDSLKAAHAASGGAPWAQLAGVAAPVTLVRGERGFLQDADVATFAEHLPTARIVTVAAGHNVQETAPASLAEIASGALTRVTR; the protein is encoded by the coding sequence ATGGCCGTGGTCAACGACTCCAGCGAATTCCGCTACCTGCGTTCCCAGGCGCACCAGCTCGGCACCGATGTGCCGCCCGCCGAGCGTATCGCGCTCGCCCTGCCGGACGGGCGTACCCTGAGCGCCCTGCGCTTCGGCGACGGCGATCCCGAGGTCACGCTGCTTCACGGCGCCGGGCTCAATGCTCACACCTGGGACGCGGTGGTGCTGCTGCTCGACCGTCCCGTGATCGCGATCGACCTCGCGGGGCACGGAGACTCCTCATGGCGCGAAGACCTCGACTACTCCCCCGCCGTGCTCGCCGACGACGTCGCCGAGGCCCTCCGAGCGTGGACGTCGCGGCCTCAGGTGCTCATGGGACACTCCCTCGGCGGCCTGACCGCGTCGATCGTCGCCTCCTGGCATCCCGAGCTGGTCCACGAGCTGGTGCTCGTCGACATCGTCCCCGGAGTCGACACCGACGCGGCGCCCGCCGTGCTGCGCGAGTTCTACACCGTGACCGACTTCTCCTCACGAGACGAGGCCGTCGATCGCGCGCAGCAGTTCGGCTTCGGCGGCAGTCGCTCCGACACCGAACGCGGAGTGTTCTTCAACACACGCGTGCGCGCGGACGGCCGCGTCGAGTGGAAGCACCACTTCGCCCGGATCATCGGATCGGCCTTCGACTCGTTGAAGGCCGCCCATGCGGCATCCGGTGGCGCGCCCTGGGCGCAGCTCGCCGGCGTCGCGGCTCCCGTCACCCTCGTGCGCGGCGAGCGGGGCTTCCTGCAGGATGCCGACGTCGCGACCTTCGCCGAGCACCTGCCCACCGCCAGGATCGTCACCGTCGCCGCTGGTCACAACGTCCAGGAGACAGCACCCGCCTCGCTCGCCGAGATCGCATCCGGCGCCCTGACCCGCGTGACGCGCTGA
- a CDS encoding tyrosine-protein phosphatase, with translation MTVLAVGGVANIRDVGGMAAGSSRVRAGVLFRSGHLAQLTAEGGAILSGRVRHVVDLRDDIEVEREPSALTGVPTTRIPLFLGSVGSFFAQNMDLAAMYRHLIDESAPRLVDAVRVIAAGEPTLVHCTVGKDRTGVTVALALSAVGADRDAVVSDYALTASQLPPERNRAIVQYLRAHLPDATNAVELATASPAPVMAALLADIDARYGSIAAYLRQAGMSQAELDALSAALLD, from the coding sequence ATGACGGTGCTCGCCGTCGGCGGCGTCGCCAACATCCGCGACGTCGGCGGCATGGCCGCAGGTTCCTCGCGCGTGCGCGCCGGCGTGCTGTTCCGCTCCGGTCATCTCGCGCAGCTCACCGCAGAAGGCGGCGCGATCCTCTCGGGCAGGGTGCGGCACGTGGTCGATCTGCGGGATGACATCGAGGTCGAGCGCGAGCCTTCGGCGCTGACGGGCGTGCCGACGACGCGCATTCCGCTGTTCCTCGGATCCGTCGGATCGTTCTTCGCGCAGAACATGGACCTGGCCGCGATGTACCGCCACCTGATCGACGAATCGGCGCCTCGCCTCGTCGACGCTGTGCGGGTGATCGCCGCCGGGGAGCCGACGCTCGTCCACTGCACGGTGGGGAAGGACCGCACGGGTGTCACTGTCGCCCTGGCGCTCAGCGCCGTGGGCGCCGATCGTGACGCGGTGGTCTCCGACTACGCGCTCACCGCGTCGCAGCTGCCGCCCGAGCGCAACCGCGCGATCGTGCAGTACCTGCGCGCTCACCTGCCGGACGCCACGAACGCCGTGGAACTGGCCACCGCCTCGCCGGCCCCCGTGATGGCCGCGCTGCTCGCGGACATCGACGCGAGATACGGCTCGATTGCTGCGTACCTGCGCCAGGCGGGCATGAGCCAGGCCGAACTCGACGCGCTGTCGGCCGCGCTGCTGGATTGA
- a CDS encoding polysaccharide lyase beta-sandwich domain-containing protein, which yields MLPNMGHSTTFDESDSPTVSVVANNPSAQMISEAGSGLTLANFFAAGSAGGFEASGSCSLAVRTADGRTTVALSGPSRTQTVARVTLPSADGTTVVEADAGVRVFSTSPLTLEFELDGHGHPKRIVLGQRRITLPSPPGCPDHTRPTADARAGWETPVRTPVNRCFPSVRLRGR from the coding sequence GTGCTGCCGAACATGGGCCACTCGACGACGTTCGACGAGTCCGATTCGCCGACGGTGTCGGTGGTGGCGAACAACCCGAGCGCGCAGATGATCAGCGAGGCCGGTTCGGGGCTCACGCTGGCGAACTTCTTCGCCGCGGGATCCGCCGGCGGCTTCGAGGCGAGCGGGTCGTGCTCGCTCGCCGTGCGCACTGCGGACGGACGCACCACCGTCGCGCTGTCGGGCCCGAGCCGAACGCAGACGGTCGCGCGAGTGACGCTGCCCTCGGCGGACGGAACCACGGTGGTCGAAGCGGATGCCGGCGTGCGTGTCTTCTCGACGTCACCCCTCACCCTCGAGTTCGAGCTCGACGGCCACGGTCACCCGAAGCGGATCGTGCTCGGGCAGCGCCGGATCACTCTCCCTTCCCCCCCCGGATGCCCGGACCATACCCGGCCGACCGCGGATGCCCGGGCCGGATGGGAAACGCCGGTGCGCACCCCCGTGAACCGGTGTTTTCCATCTGTACGGCTGCGCGGCAGATGA
- a CDS encoding SIP domain-containing protein, translating into MSTVQTFAGSRAARRASRRPQVQHLITADEHSLADLELALATLPLCAVGRVFIEVPEASDVGIVAAPPRMTVTWLPRARRHSAPRATGEALTRAAIAWSDEMLCDDSGAGLRTEAILLGGWLSTADIAEHLTDAHAVPAAAIHAPSHYGLSLD; encoded by the coding sequence ATGAGCACCGTTCAGACGTTCGCAGGAAGCCGCGCCGCACGCCGGGCTTCTCGGCGACCGCAGGTGCAGCACCTCATCACGGCCGACGAGCACTCGCTCGCCGACCTCGAGCTCGCGCTCGCCACGCTGCCGCTGTGCGCCGTCGGCCGTGTCTTCATCGAGGTCCCTGAGGCCTCCGATGTGGGGATCGTCGCGGCACCGCCGCGGATGACCGTCACCTGGCTTCCCCGTGCCCGCCGGCACTCCGCACCGCGCGCGACCGGCGAGGCGCTCACCAGAGCCGCGATCGCCTGGTCGGACGAGATGCTCTGCGACGACTCCGGCGCGGGCCTGCGCACAGAGGCCATCCTGCTGGGCGGATGGCTGAGCACCGCCGACATCGCCGAGCACCTCACTGACGCGCACGCCGTGCCTGCGGCGGCGATCCACGCGCCGTCGCACTACGGACTGTCGCTCGACTGA
- a CDS encoding Fe-S oxidoreductase yields MTGDWRADAERALERGRRIDRFIPALLLDSPISRVGFAWGTAVGWAWGSLWSTGAVQRRHGLWVFRGLPAWSFARGGVCVGGCFLTGDRDPSDAVLRHEAVHKRQWQRYGFLMPVLYLLAGRNPLRNRFEIEAGLEDGGYVARASRALRPAADDQSSDSP; encoded by the coding sequence GTGACGGGCGACTGGCGCGCCGACGCCGAGCGCGCCCTCGAGCGAGGGCGCAGAATCGACCGCTTCATTCCAGCACTGCTGCTCGACTCGCCGATCAGCCGCGTCGGCTTCGCATGGGGCACGGCCGTCGGCTGGGCGTGGGGATCGCTGTGGAGCACCGGCGCTGTGCAGCGCAGACACGGTCTGTGGGTGTTCCGCGGCCTCCCCGCATGGTCATTCGCTCGTGGCGGCGTCTGCGTCGGCGGATGCTTCCTCACCGGAGACCGCGATCCGTCGGATGCGGTCCTCAGGCACGAGGCTGTGCACAAGCGCCAATGGCAGCGATACGGCTTCCTGATGCCCGTCCTGTATCTGCTCGCCGGACGGAATCCCCTTCGCAACCGGTTCGAGATCGAAGCCGGCCTCGAAGACGGCGGCTACGTGGCACGGGCATCGCGAGCCCTTCGGCCCGCGGCGGACGATCAGTCGAGCGACAGTCCGTAG
- a CDS encoding arginase family protein: MTRFLIVPQWQGSPSARAMLLTDGAAAIAGDLPRRDTTVLDVPLEAGDSLGTGIRRLSALQRTRDMVADQLAGHTDPVVVIGGDCSVSVFALSALDTSDVAVLWCDAHPDLNEPSTSPSGAFAGMALRAVMGEGEPQLALSPGIPAERVVLLGARSIDDSERDALSELTLLSRDALDDVDSVAAAVRATGAGRVWVHIDVDVLDPAEFEGVSQAAPFGVTASGLAAALRRLREEVPLAGATIAGFAPRSPADAVLDLGAILRLIGAVA; the protein is encoded by the coding sequence ATGACCCGTTTCCTGATCGTCCCGCAGTGGCAGGGGTCGCCGTCGGCCCGTGCCATGCTGCTCACCGACGGCGCGGCCGCGATCGCGGGCGACCTGCCCCGTCGCGACACGACCGTGCTCGACGTGCCCCTGGAGGCAGGAGACTCTCTCGGCACGGGCATCCGTCGGCTCAGCGCCCTGCAGCGCACGCGCGACATGGTCGCAGACCAGCTGGCAGGGCACACCGACCCTGTCGTGGTCATAGGCGGCGACTGCAGCGTGAGCGTCTTCGCGCTCTCCGCCCTCGACACCTCCGACGTCGCGGTGCTGTGGTGCGACGCGCATCCCGACCTCAACGAGCCGTCCACCTCGCCCTCGGGCGCCTTCGCGGGCATGGCCCTGCGCGCGGTCATGGGCGAGGGCGAGCCGCAGCTGGCGCTCTCGCCGGGAATCCCCGCCGAACGGGTCGTCCTTCTCGGCGCACGCAGCATCGACGACAGCGAACGGGACGCGCTGAGCGAACTGACGCTGCTGTCGCGTGATGCACTGGACGACGTCGACTCCGTCGCAGCCGCCGTACGGGCGACCGGAGCCGGCCGCGTCTGGGTGCACATCGACGTCGATGTGCTCGATCCCGCCGAGTTCGAGGGCGTCTCCCAGGCCGCCCCCTTCGGCGTGACCGCGAGCGGCCTCGCCGCCGCGCTCAGACGCCTCCGCGAGGAGGTGCCCCTGGCCGGCGCGACCATCGCCGGATTCGCGCCACGCAGCCCTGCGGACGCGGTGCTCGATCTCGGAGCCATCCTTCGGCTGATCGGCGCTGTGGCGTGA
- a CDS encoding PspA/IM30 family protein encodes MAKESIFGRISTLVRANINSLLDQAEDPQKMIDQLVRDYTNNIADAESAIAETIGNLRLLERDHEEDVRAAREWGNKALAASRKADELRTAGNTTDADKFDSLAKIALQRQIGEEREAQAAEPQIAAQTEIVEKLKSGLNGMKEKLGQLKTKRSELLARAKVAEAQTKVQDAIGSINVLDPTSELGRFEDKIRRQEALAQGKAEIAASSLDAQFESLEDLGELTEVEARLAELKSGGTSRAAIEAE; translated from the coding sequence ATGGCCAAGGAATCAATCTTCGGACGCATCTCGACCCTCGTCCGAGCGAACATCAACTCCCTCCTCGACCAGGCCGAGGACCCGCAGAAGATGATCGACCAGCTCGTGCGCGACTACACGAACAACATCGCCGACGCCGAGTCGGCCATTGCCGAGACGATCGGCAACCTGCGCCTTCTCGAGCGCGACCACGAAGAGGACGTGCGTGCCGCTCGCGAGTGGGGCAACAAGGCCCTCGCCGCCAGCCGCAAGGCTGATGAGCTGCGCACTGCCGGCAACACCACCGATGCCGACAAGTTCGACAGCCTCGCCAAGATCGCCCTGCAGCGCCAGATCGGCGAGGAGCGAGAGGCACAGGCGGCCGAGCCGCAGATCGCCGCCCAGACCGAGATCGTCGAGAAGCTCAAGAGCGGCTTGAACGGCATGAAGGAGAAGCTCGGCCAGCTCAAGACGAAGCGCAGCGAGCTGCTCGCCCGAGCCAAGGTCGCCGAGGCGCAGACCAAGGTGCAGGACGCCATCGGCTCGATCAACGTGCTCGACCCGACCAGCGAGCTGGGCCGCTTCGAAGACAAGATCCGCCGCCAGGAGGCGCTCGCCCAGGGCAAGGCCGAGATCGCGGCCTCGTCGCTCGACGCGCAGTTCGAGAGCCTCGAGGACCTCGGAGAGCTGACCGAGGTCGAGGCGCGTCTCGCAGAGCTGAAGTCCGGCGGCACCTCGCGTGCCGCCATCGAAGCAGAGTGA
- a CDS encoding TPM domain-containing protein produces the protein MRNRWLTAAALLLVATVGVVAAPAASATDPGELDGQITDHSEVMSASDRADAEATLGRLRDEAGIDLFFVMVPQYTSPSDPAEWTTRTARGNGFSDTQYLISVSTEGRNYTMFRPDTGQMSVEERDEILAAMRPDLSNSDFSHAVVAGAEEAYDIYVLEPQRAAEQQKQAAEAGARIAAIVGVIVVIAVIAAVIFLLVRRARRRAAEQAKRDAQLAELGQQANIALVRTDDLVRTSEQELEYARAQFGDDVIGPFVTALQTSRTNLDEAFSLQQKLDDEVPDTDEQRIEWNQRIIQLCSESTQVLEARKAEFDELRELEQNAPAALENVRRLRAAAGAEIERADQILSALAAAYSPATISPVAENTSEARSRMAFTDERIQQAEAFISAGETGDAAVAVRAAEGAIQQATQLEDAVEKLQGDLKAADERAIALISELDADARTARTLPDPQGAIAQAVTAVTQAIQHAQARLGASGREPIEALRALEAANTSIDAVIQHGRDEQARIARAMSMLGDAVRRAEVQISTAESYILNRRGSISSTARTRLAEAQATLDQARSLAQIDPVQALASAQRSDALATEAIRLAQSDYSGFGGSGGRGNDTLGALLGGILIGQATGGHHGGGGGGWSSGGGGGGIFGGSSGGGGFFGGGGGGGGFSVGGFGGSSGSSGGGGAF, from the coding sequence ATGAGGAATCGGTGGCTGACTGCGGCCGCACTGCTGCTGGTGGCGACAGTCGGAGTCGTGGCTGCGCCGGCGGCATCCGCGACGGACCCCGGTGAGCTCGACGGGCAGATCACGGACCACAGCGAGGTCATGTCCGCTTCCGACCGCGCCGATGCCGAGGCGACGCTCGGCAGGTTGCGCGATGAAGCGGGAATCGATCTGTTCTTCGTCATGGTGCCCCAGTACACGTCCCCGAGCGATCCTGCGGAATGGACCACCCGGACGGCGCGGGGCAACGGCTTCAGCGACACGCAGTACCTGATCTCGGTCTCGACCGAGGGGCGCAACTACACGATGTTCCGCCCCGACACCGGGCAGATGAGCGTGGAAGAGCGCGACGAGATCCTCGCCGCCATGCGGCCTGATCTGTCGAACAGCGACTTCAGCCACGCGGTGGTCGCCGGCGCGGAAGAGGCCTACGACATCTACGTGCTCGAGCCGCAGCGCGCCGCCGAGCAGCAGAAGCAGGCGGCAGAGGCGGGGGCCCGGATCGCGGCGATCGTCGGCGTCATCGTCGTGATCGCCGTCATCGCGGCCGTCATCTTCCTCCTGGTGCGTCGTGCCCGCAGACGCGCAGCGGAGCAGGCCAAGAGGGATGCGCAGCTGGCCGAGCTCGGCCAGCAGGCGAACATCGCCCTGGTGCGCACCGACGACCTCGTCCGCACCAGCGAACAGGAGCTGGAGTACGCCCGCGCGCAGTTCGGCGACGATGTCATCGGCCCGTTCGTCACCGCCCTGCAGACCTCTCGCACGAACCTCGACGAGGCGTTCTCCCTCCAGCAGAAGCTCGACGACGAGGTACCCGACACCGACGAGCAGCGGATCGAGTGGAATCAGCGCATCATCCAGCTGTGCTCCGAGTCGACGCAGGTGCTCGAAGCGCGCAAGGCCGAGTTCGACGAGCTTCGCGAGCTCGAGCAGAACGCGCCCGCCGCGCTCGAGAACGTGCGCCGCCTTCGCGCTGCCGCCGGCGCCGAGATAGAGCGTGCCGATCAGATCCTCTCCGCTCTCGCGGCGGCCTACTCGCCTGCGACCATCTCCCCCGTGGCGGAGAACACGTCCGAGGCTCGCTCGCGCATGGCCTTCACCGACGAGAGGATCCAGCAGGCGGAGGCGTTCATCTCGGCGGGCGAGACGGGCGATGCGGCTGTGGCCGTCCGTGCGGCGGAGGGCGCGATTCAGCAGGCCACCCAGCTCGAGGACGCCGTCGAGAAGCTGCAGGGCGATCTGAAGGCCGCAGATGAGCGTGCCATCGCGCTGATCTCGGAGCTGGACGCCGATGCGCGGACCGCACGCACCCTCCCCGATCCTCAGGGGGCCATTGCCCAGGCTGTGACTGCTGTGACCCAGGCGATCCAGCACGCGCAGGCACGGCTCGGCGCATCAGGACGCGAGCCGATCGAAGCCCTGCGCGCGCTCGAGGCTGCCAACACGTCCATCGATGCCGTCATCCAGCACGGGCGAGACGAGCAGGCGAGGATCGCCAGAGCTATGAGCATGCTCGGCGATGCCGTCCGGCGTGCCGAGGTGCAGATCTCCACAGCAGAGAGCTACATCCTGAACCGGCGCGGATCGATCTCGTCGACCGCGCGGACGAGACTCGCCGAAGCGCAGGCGACGCTCGACCAGGCTCGATCGCTGGCGCAGATCGATCCGGTCCAGGCGCTCGCTTCGGCGCAGCGTTCCGACGCTCTGGCCACGGAGGCGATCCGTCTCGCTCAGAGCGACTACTCCGGTTTCGGCGGATCGGGCGGGAGGGGCAACGACACCCTCGGCGCGCTGCTCGGCGGAATCCTCATCGGTCAGGCCACTGGCGGCCACCATGGCGGCGGAGGCGGCGGCTGGAGTTCCGGCGGCGGCGGTGGAGGAATCTTCGGCGGCAGCAGCGGAGGCGGCGGCTTCTTCGGAGGAGGAGGAGGCGGCGGGGGCTTCTCCGTCGGAGGCTTCGGGGGCAGCTCCGGCAGCAGCGGAGGAGGCGGGGCCTTCTGA
- a CDS encoding DUF3097 family protein has product MDDMYGTDVLADGWRQRGVAKTTQVEAAKDLVVEVAQDGYCGAVTRVEAGMVELEDWKGRRRSFPLGGGFMIDGRPVRLVVPAAKQTGPRRTASGSFAVADERARTALPSRILVEGRHDAELVEKVWGADLRVEGVVVEYLKGLDLLDELLAESPPSATRRYGVLVDHLVPGSKETRIVEQIMRGPHGRHLRIVGHPYIDVWQCVTPAAMGIRAWPEIPRGTDWKTGICRAFGWPAEDQADIAHAWKRILSRVTTYRDLEPALLGRVEELIDFVTAPAER; this is encoded by the coding sequence ATGGACGACATGTACGGCACCGATGTGCTCGCCGACGGCTGGCGTCAGCGCGGCGTCGCGAAGACGACGCAGGTCGAAGCCGCGAAAGACCTCGTGGTCGAGGTCGCGCAGGACGGGTACTGCGGGGCCGTCACCCGCGTCGAAGCCGGCATGGTCGAGCTCGAGGACTGGAAGGGGCGCAGGCGCAGCTTCCCTCTCGGTGGAGGCTTCATGATCGACGGCAGGCCGGTGCGGCTGGTCGTTCCCGCCGCGAAGCAGACGGGACCTCGCCGCACGGCATCCGGCTCGTTCGCCGTCGCCGACGAGCGCGCACGCACCGCCCTCCCCAGCCGCATCCTTGTCGAGGGCCGTCACGACGCCGAACTCGTCGAGAAGGTGTGGGGAGCCGATCTGCGCGTGGAGGGGGTCGTCGTCGAGTACCTCAAGGGGCTCGACCTGCTCGACGAGCTGCTCGCCGAATCTCCGCCGTCGGCGACCCGGCGCTACGGCGTTCTCGTCGACCACCTCGTGCCCGGCTCGAAGGAGACGCGCATCGTAGAGCAGATCATGCGAGGACCCCACGGTCGCCATCTGCGCATCGTGGGGCATCCCTACATCGATGTATGGCAGTGCGTGACCCCCGCGGCGATGGGCATCCGGGCCTGGCCCGAGATCCCGCGCGGCACCGATTGGAAGACGGGGATCTGCCGCGCCTTCGGATGGCCGGCTGAGGATCAGGCCGACATCGCCCACGCATGGAAGCGGATCCTCTCTCGCGTCACCACCTATCGCGACCTCGAGCCGGCGCTGCTCGGGAGGGTGGAGGAGCTGATCGACTTCGTCACCGCCCCGGCCGAGCGCTGA
- the trmB gene encoding tRNA (guanosine(46)-N7)-methyltransferase TrmB, whose translation MPEPRTFRDEPVSFVRRSGRMSDAQERAFAELAPFYLLDVPRDVAFTSVHPEARLDQFSAYGRTAPLVVEIGSGQGHAIVSAASADAETDFLAVEVFRAGLARTMLDADRAGVRNLRLIEANAPEVLSTFLPEAAASQVWIFFPDPWHKKRHTKRRLVRPGFSQTAARALADGALLRLATDWEDYALQMREVLDEAPEFERAFEGEWAERFDGRVMTAFERKGIAKGREIRDLTYRRVPRV comes from the coding sequence ATGCCAGAACCCCGCACCTTCCGCGATGAGCCGGTGTCGTTCGTGCGACGCAGCGGTCGCATGTCGGATGCCCAGGAGCGCGCCTTCGCCGAGCTCGCGCCCTTCTACCTGCTCGACGTGCCCCGTGACGTCGCGTTCACCTCGGTGCACCCCGAGGCGCGGCTGGACCAGTTCTCCGCATATGGGCGGACGGCACCCCTCGTGGTCGAGATCGGATCGGGGCAGGGGCACGCGATCGTCTCCGCGGCCTCAGCGGACGCGGAGACCGACTTCCTCGCGGTGGAGGTGTTCCGCGCCGGGCTCGCCCGCACGATGCTCGACGCCGATCGGGCGGGGGTTCGCAATCTCCGCCTGATCGAGGCGAACGCGCCCGAGGTGCTCTCCACCTTCCTTCCCGAGGCTGCGGCCTCGCAGGTGTGGATCTTCTTCCCCGACCCGTGGCATAAGAAGAGGCACACGAAGCGGCGCCTCGTGCGCCCCGGGTTCTCGCAGACCGCAGCTCGCGCCCTCGCGGACGGCGCCCTGTTGCGCCTCGCGACGGACTGGGAGGACTACGCGCTGCAGATGCGCGAGGTGCTCGACGAGGCACCCGAGTTCGAGCGCGCCTTCGAGGGCGAATGGGCGGAGCGCTTCGACGGACGCGTGATGACGGCCTTCGAACGCAAGGGCATCGCCAAGGGGCGCGAGATCCGCGACCTCACCTACCGTCGGGTGCCGCGGGTGTGA